In Meiothermus sp. QL-1, the genomic window CTCGGGGTCTCCAGCCGCCAGTCGGCCGCAGCGGCCAGCAGGGTGCGGTCCTTTGCGTGGCCCAGGGCGGCGATCAGGGGGGTCTTGAGCTTGAGGGCGGCCTCCACCAGCCGCGGGTGGTCGAGGACCTCGAGGCCGCTCCCCCCGCCCCGAACGACGGCTATGGCCTCGTAGCCCCGCCCATCGGCCGCCTCGAGGAAGCCGGCCAGGGCCTCGGGGGTGAAGCTCACCCGCTCCTCTCTTATCTCGAAGGCCCGCCGGTAACCCCCCAGGGCCTTCTCCACGTCCTGGTCCACGATGCCCTCGCGGGCATAGACGAAGAGCAGCCGGGGCTTCCGCCCGCTCAAAAGAGCCCGCCGCAGCAGAGCGGGCACGTCCCGCCGCTCCTTTTGGGCAATCCGCTCCAGAAGCTGCTGCCGGGGGTCGACCGCCAAAGCGGCCTCGCTGGAGAGGACCTCGCTGAGCTGCAGAACGGGTTCGATGCGAGAGTCCTTCAGGCTGTAGTCCAGGTAGCCGCGCACCACCACCACGTAGCCGTCCTCCTGGG contains:
- a CDS encoding exodeoxyribonuclease VII large subunit, whose translation is MKEPVSNIPVLYPGEVLRTLRDGFSRKVLVVRGRLRRSNRAYRNGFYHRLVGEEGDVLTLLAPPALDGRLPQEDGYVVVVRGYLDYSLKDSRIEPVLQLSEVLSSEAALAVDPRQQLLERIAQKERRDVPALLRRALLSGRKPRLLFVYAREGIVDQDVEKALGGYRRAFEIREERVSFTPEALAGFLEAADGRGYEAIAVVRGGGSGLEVLDHPRLVEAALKLKTPLIAALGHAKDRTLLAAAADWRLETPSLLGVALRDLVVETTARARPAALRELWLYRALLLAALLWLLWRWLG